GAGCGAGAGAATTTTAAATGAGCTAATAAAGGCTGGTGCGAGGCTTGCTATGCCAGGCGAGTTTAGTAAGCGAGCATTTTTAAATGGCAAGATGGATCTAGCTAAAGCTGAGGCTATGCAAGGGCTCATCACTTCAAAAAGCGAGATCGCTGCTAAAATTTTGACTCGCCAGATGCAAGGCGATCTTAGTAAATTTGTAGGAGAGATCAGAAGCGAAGTTGTAAAAACTCTTGCCTTTGTTGAGACAATGATTGATTATGCTGATGATGATCTGCCTACAAATTTGCTAGAGCAGACCAAGCAGATGCTTTTAAAAAATAGCGAGAAGCTAGACCGCATAGCCACACTTAGCGAGCAAAGAAGAGGGCTAATAGATGGCTTTAAGATCGCTATTGTTGGTAAGCCAAATGTTGGTAAAAGCTCCATTTTAAACTCATTTTTGGCTTACGAGAGAGCTATTGTAAGTGATGAGGCAGGCACAACCAGAGATAGAATAGAAGAAAATTTTAAGATCGGCTCACATCTAGTTCGTATAATAGATACCGCTGGCATCAGAAAAGATGCTGGAAGGATCGAGCAAATCGGCATAAACTACTCAATCTCGGCTATAAACGAGGCTGACATTATCCTGGCTGTCTTTGACGGCTCAAATCCAAGCGATGAGCAAGACAAAGATATAATTAGGCTCGTTTCTAACTCAAGTAAAAAAGCCTTTTTTATCCTAAACAAAAGTGATCTGGCGTTTAAATTTGACATAGAGCTAGAGGGCGCTATCAAAATTTCAGCAAAAACCGATACGAGCGTAGTTTTAAAAGAGCTTGGGAGCTACCTCAAGACGCAGGATACCGACGAGATCATGCTAAGCTCAAACCGCCAAATTTTAAGCTGTAAAGAGGCGAGTGAGGCTTTAAAAAGAGCCTTTTTGAGACTCAGCGAAGAGGAGCTAGAAATTTTTGCTTATGAGCTAAATAGTGCGATAAAAGCACTTGCAAGTATTACGAAACCATTTGAGAGAAGTGAAATTTTAGACGAAATGTTTAGCAACTTTTGCCTCGGCAAATAACTAAATTTACTCCGTAAAAAAGGAAAAAATAGTGAAAAAAATCTTATCTATAGCCGCTCTAGCTGCGTTGCTTGGCGGTTGCATGCCTTCGCAGGATCATCTAGCAAGCAACGTAGTATCGCCCGAGCCAGACTGGATCAAATATCTAGAAAATGACGGCACCGTCGGCGATGTCGCATTTTTCTCAGAAAATTTGAGCGCAACCTACGCGCAAAAAAACGGCGATATCATCGGCATGGCACTCATAAAAAAAGACGGTCAAAACCTGAAGCTTGGCGATATGTACGCGCAAAACGGGGTTTCGTTTATAGTTTTAGAGCTTAACGATAAGGAAAAATTTGGCTACCAGTACATAAATATGCGCGATAAAAACGAGCTTGCGACTCTAAGAAATGCTAAAAAGGTCAAATTTTATCAGTTTGGCGGTGGCATATTAGAGAGCGTAGTTTTTAGCGCGGACTCGGGCGCGGTGTGCGAGAGTTTTGCGGCGGGCAAGACGGTAAAAGCTCATGCCGTGACTAATTATTACGATAAAGAAAACCCCGACAATAGCGAATTTTTCGCGACCCTGATGGATATCGGAGTGAAAAAAGGCAAAAGCGCCGAGATCAAAAATCTAAACTTTAAATTTTTCGTTAGCGACGGTAAGCTAGCTAGTATGCAGACGCGGGCTCGATCTGCGGAATTTAGGAGTAAAGTCATAGACGCCGACGCTAAAAAACAGGAGCGAATCCTATCAAACATCGTTTGTGCTGCGCCTAAAAACTGATCACTTTTATCAAATTTAAACGCGAGTGCGAGATGAAAAACTTATTTCTAGCGGCTATTGCGGCCCTGGCTTTTTACGGTTGCGCCGGCATCACTAGCAGCGCAAACAAAGCAGAGCGCGACGTCTCAAATATCGACGTTCCTGAGGATAACTGGACGAGATATCTGGGTACTGACGGCGCCGTTAGAGAGGTTGCCTTTTTGACGGCGTTTTTCTCGCGTGATTTTCGCACTCAGCCTGAGGACGGCGAGCCTATAGGCTTTGCACTCACTAAAACAGACGGTGCCAGGCTGCCTTTTAGGCTCGGAGCCGTCTATAAAAGCGGCGATAGTGCGTTTATGCTAAAGGATGCCGATACCGAGGCGGAGTTTGATCTAAAAGACGAAACGAGTGCGACCCAGCTTCGTGGTGCTCGGCGGATCAAATTTTACGAATTTAGCTCAAATTTGACGACGGTAGCGGTTTTTGAGGCGCCGATTTCGGTTTGCGAGGCGTTTCAAAAAGGCGGTAACGTGAGCGTGAAATCAGCATCTAGCTACTATGGAGTGCACAATTTAGAAAAACGGTATTTTACGGCCGTTATAACGCAGGCAAAAATTTCCTCCAAAAGCGGCGCGCTACTTTTAAAATCTCAAATAAAAAATTTTACAAATCCAGACGGCTCGCAAGAAGTAGCCGAAAAAACGCCTAAATTTGAGGAAAAAATCCAAAACGAGTTGCGCGGGTATGAGCTGAGGCTTAATCAAATTTGCGCTTTTGGCACGAAAAAAGAGAGCAAAAATGAAAAACAGGATGATTTTTAAGACTGCGGCAGCTGCTGTTGCGGCATTAGTATTTGGTGGTTGCGCGGCCATCACAGGCGAGATGGGCGGCGAGAGAGCGTGGCGTACGTATATGGAAAACGACACTAGCATACGGCAGATCGGGTTTATAACCGAGACTACGGTCTATGAGATGAACGGCGGTAAAACCGAGGAGAAATTTGGCGACTACATGGGTAGGGCCGAGGTGAAATCGCCGGGCGAGAGCGACTCGGCGAGCCAAAATCTAGGCTGGGTTTACTCAAGCGGCGACGGCGTAAAAACCCTGATAGTGATTGATCTAGATAGCGGTAGAAATGTAGATTTGAGCGATAAAGACGAGATAAAAAAGCTGCAAAACTCAAAGAAATTTAAGTTTTACGAATTTGGCGGCGGGATCCTTGAGAGCGTGATTTATAGTGCGCAAAAATCTCCCGTTTGTAAGACGTTTTTTAGCGGCGAACCTATAAGCGCCAGAAGCGTAACGAACTACTACGTGGGCGCGTCTGACGAGTTTTTCGCTACCGTGATCGACGCGAAGATAGTCGGCAATAAGGGCTTTGAGATAAAAAATTTGGATTTTAAATTTAACCTGCCAAGCGGCAAACTAGCCGAAGCTAAAGAGCAGGCGACCTCTGCGAAATTTAGAAAAGATGTCATCGAGCAAGACCTCAAAAAGCAAGGGCGTATCCTGCTAAACATACTTTGCTACTATAGCATGCCGAACAAGTAGGCGTTTGTGGCGGGTAATCACCCGCCGAATTTGACGCAGAATCGAATTTGCTTGCGTCAAATTTAGGCTACTAATATATTTAAATTTTAATTTCCACAGCTATTTCAAATTTGGCATTTGTCTAAAATTTGAGCCGCTCGCCGTGACCCGCATTGCAAAAATGCCGATTTTCTGTCAAATTTAAAGCCGAACCAACAATTATAAACAGAATATTTTTAGCTTGCCGTATGAAATTTAGGCTCTTGTTTTATTTGTCAAATTTGTCTCATTTTCGTCCCTTTGGTTTATCAAGTTTTTATGCGAATTTAAGTAAAATCAACCAAATTTTTTTAAAGGCTAAAAATGGACAAATCTACCGTAAAAGCGCACAAAATCAGCGACGACGAATACGAAAATATACTTAAAATCTTAGGTAGAGAGCCAAATTTGCTCGAGCTTGGGATATTTTCCGCGATGTGGAGCGAGCACTGCAGCTATAAATCAAGTAAAAAATACCTAAACGGCTTTCCGACAAAAGCTCCTTGGGTCATACAAGGGCCTGGTGAAAATGCCGGTGTCATCGACGTTGGCGATGGGATCGCAGCTGTGTTTAAGATGGAGAGTCACAACCACCCAAGCTTTATCGAGCCGTTTCAGGGCGCTGCAACTGGTGTTGGTGGAATTTTAAGAGATGTCTTTACGATGGGCGCAAGAGTTGTTGCGAACATGAACTCACTTCGTTTTGGCGAGATAAGGGGTGATGACGAACTAGCCAAAAAGCATAGATACTTGCTAAAGGGAAGTGTGGCTGGCATCGGGCACTACGGCAACTGCATGGGCATCCCAACGGTTGGCGGTGAAACTACATTTGACCCTAGTTTTAATGGCAATATCCTAATCAATGCCTTTGCGCTTGGCCTTTGCAAAAGTGATGAAATTTTCTACGGCAAGGCTGAAGGTGTTGGCAACCCAGTCATCTACGTAGGCTCAAAGACTGGCAGGGACGGACTTGGTGGCGCTGTGATGGCGAGCGATAGCTTTAATGACGAAAATAAATCACTTCGCCCAACGGTGCAAGTGGGTGACCCATTTGCCGAGAAGCTGCTTATGGAAGCTTGCTTGGAGCTCTTTAAAAAAGACTACATCATCGGCATCCAAGATATGGGTGCAGCAGGGCTTACTAGCTCTAGCTTTGAGATGGCTGGTAGAAGCGGTAGCGGCATGAAGATGTATCTAGATCGCGTGCCAATGCGAGAAACTGGTATGACGCCTTATGAGCTGATGCTAAGTGAATCTCAAGAACGTATGCTCATATGCGCCAAAAAAGGCTATGAGCAAAAGGTGCTTGAAATTTTTAGAAAGTGGGACCTTGATGCTGAGATCATCGGCGAGGTCACAAGTAGTGGCGTGATGCAGCTTTACTGGCATGGTGAGCTTGCAGGCGAAATTCCTATCGGACCACTTAGCGAGGCAGCTCCGGTGCTTGATCGTCCAGTTGCACGTCCAAAATACCTTGATGAGATAGCAAATTTAGAAATTTCAAATAACGTTGATAACAAAACCGCTTTTTTCAAGCTTTTAAAAGAGCCAGAGGTACTAAATAAAAGCTTTATCTACGATCAATACGACGCAAATATCCAGACAAACACGATAAAACAGCCCGGACACTTAGGCGCTGCAAGTATCAGAGTAAAAGGCACTAAAAAGGCCGTCTCTATGGCTGCGCAGTGTGATCCTAGAGCAAATTTTGTTGATCCAAAAATAGGCGCTGCAAGAGCCGTCGCGGCAGCTGGTAGAAAGGTTGCTATGAGCGGCGCTGTGCCACTTGCGATCACTGACTGCCTAAACTACGGCAATCCACAAAATCCAGAAGTAATGTGGCAGTTTAAAGAGGGGTGTGAAGGCATAAAAGAGGCTTGCCGTGAGCTAAATACACCAGTAGTTAGTGGTAACGTGAGCCTTTATAACGACACAGATGGCATAAGCGTCTATCCAACGCCAGCCATCGTCACAGTTGGCGTAAATGAAGATGCAAACTTAAACCTAAAAAGCACATTTTTAAGCGAGGGTAGGGCAATTTACTTACTTGGTGAGACAAGTGGGGAATTTGCTGCTTCACTTTATGCAAAGGCACTATTTGATGTGGTTGGCGGAAAGCTAAAAGAGGTTGATTATAAAGCTGAGCGAGCTCTTTGGGATCTAATAATCGAAGCAAATAAAGAGCAAATTTTAGAGTTTGCAAATAGCGTAGGCGTTGGCGGTCTTGCTATTACACTAGCAAAAATGGCTAGCATCTCAAACATCGGTGTAAATTGTGAGGTGAAATTTAAAGAGCCAAATTTTATCTTTGATGAGAGCTTTTCAAGAGCGGTTGTGGGCGTGAAAGATGAGGCTAAATTTGAAGTGCTTGCGGCTAAATTTGGTGTGAAATTTGAAAAGATCGGCGTTAGTGGTGGTAAGAGATTTAAACTAAATGACATTGATGAGAGCGTGGATGAGATAAGAGAAATTTATCTAAATGAGTTTGCAAAAATCGTTAGAAAAGAGGATTAAGAAATGGCTTTAAAAAAGGGCAAGGCCGCTGAGGCTGAAAATGAGCAAAAGGAAGCAGAACAAGTTGAAAAGCGAGGCGTAGCAAAGCCACCAGTACTTTTTAGTAAGACACAAAATTTAATAAAATCAATCGAAAAAAGACTAAACGCTACTTTGATAACTTACTATAATTCAAACGCTGGTAGCGTTTGCGGCAACGATGCGAGTGCTATGTATGAAATTTTAAAGGGTAAAAAGATAGATACTGCCTATCTTTTTATAAAAAGTGATGGCGGAAGCGGAATAGCTGCTCTTAGGATCATCACTACACTTAGAAATTACTGCAAAAATTTAATAGCCTTAATACCTGCAAACTGCGCCTCGGCTGCTACCATGATGGCACTTGGAGCAAATGAGATCGTCATGGGGCCACTTGCCTATCTAACGCCTGTTGATACTTCACTCAAACACGAGCTTAGCCCGACAAACAAAGGCAATGAGCTTGTGAGCGTTTCGATGGACGAACTTAGTCGTGTTGTCAAGCTTTGGAAAGAGCAGGATAAAGACAGACCAAACGACACAAACCCTTATAATTCGCTTTATGAGTATATTCATCCGCTAGTCTTTGGTGCGGTTGACCGTGCTAGCTCGCTATCGCTTAAGATTTGCACCGAGCTTCTTAGGTATCACATTGAGGACGATAAAAAGATCGCAGAAATTTCTGAAAGGCTAAATGGCGACTATCCAGCTCATGAATATCCAATCCTCTTTAGGGAGGCACATGAGATCGGCCTTCATGTAAAAAAGATGGATGATGACCTAAATGAAATGCTTCAGGAGCTAACGCTACTTTACTCTGAGATGGGACAGCGAGCTTTTACTGACTATGATGAAAATAGCTACCACGATAACAATATCGCAAATATCATTGAAACAAATGGCAAGCAAATTTACTATCAGATCGACAAAGACTGGTTTTACCGTCCTGAAGAGCGTCGCTGGAATGTGATGAATGATGAGAGCTCTTGGCGTAAAAACGAGCTAGTAAATGGCAAAATAAAAAATACCATCTATCACTTGTGGTAACATGTCTGGTATCTTATTTTTATTGATACTAGGCGGTGCTATATTTTTGCTGCTAAAGGTACAGTTAAGCAATAACCGCAGAAAACAAGCAAACGTAAATGAGGCTAAATTTTTAGTCTCACTCTTGGCAAAAGTGGCTAAAAGTGACGGCAGAGTAGGCGAGTTAGAAGCTAGGCTTATTAGTCAGGTACTTGATGATCTAAGTAAAAAAGTTAGTGGCGTTAGCGGTGTGCGTGAGTATCTAAAAGATGTCTATAACAGCCAAAAAGAGAATGTGGATAATGCCTATGAAACTGCCAGAAACTACAAGCGTGCGTTTAATCTAAACTACGATATTTGTGTCGCTAGACTCACATTTTTTCTAAATTTAGCCTATATTGATGGTGAGTTTAATGCAAGTGAGCAAGCCGTCATTCGAAATATTGCTTATGGATTTGGCATTGACAAAGATACGCTTGATGAGATCATCTCAAAATTTGATAGCTTTTATGGCTCAAGATTTGAGGCAAATCCCGATGAAATGGTCCAAGAAAAAGATGCATTTGAGGTTTTAGGGCTTAGCAAAAATGCAAGCTTTGATGAGGTAAAGCTTCGTTATAAAGAGCTTGTAAGGCAGTATCATCCCGACATTTTAATGGGTAGAGGCGAGAGTAAAGAGGTGATCGAGCGCTCAACTAAAAAGCTTCAGGAGATAAACGAGGCTTATGGGCGATTAAAAGAGAAATTTGGAGTTTAGATGAAGAAATTTATTATTTTGCTGCTAGCGGTGGCTGGCTTTTGTAATGATTTTAAAGTGGTAAATGTCAATGGAAAAGAGATAAAATTTAAGCTTACACAAAGCGAGCTTTATCGAGATCAAAGGTTAGTTAT
This window of the Campylobacter concisus genome carries:
- the purL gene encoding phosphoribosylformylglycinamidine synthase subunit PurL, which gives rise to MDKSTVKAHKISDDEYENILKILGREPNLLELGIFSAMWSEHCSYKSSKKYLNGFPTKAPWVIQGPGENAGVIDVGDGIAAVFKMESHNHPSFIEPFQGAATGVGGILRDVFTMGARVVANMNSLRFGEIRGDDELAKKHRYLLKGSVAGIGHYGNCMGIPTVGGETTFDPSFNGNILINAFALGLCKSDEIFYGKAEGVGNPVIYVGSKTGRDGLGGAVMASDSFNDENKSLRPTVQVGDPFAEKLLMEACLELFKKDYIIGIQDMGAAGLTSSSFEMAGRSGSGMKMYLDRVPMRETGMTPYELMLSESQERMLICAKKGYEQKVLEIFRKWDLDAEIIGEVTSSGVMQLYWHGELAGEIPIGPLSEAAPVLDRPVARPKYLDEIANLEISNNVDNKTAFFKLLKEPEVLNKSFIYDQYDANIQTNTIKQPGHLGAASIRVKGTKKAVSMAAQCDPRANFVDPKIGAARAVAAAGRKVAMSGAVPLAITDCLNYGNPQNPEVMWQFKEGCEGIKEACRELNTPVVSGNVSLYNDTDGISVYPTPAIVTVGVNEDANLNLKSTFLSEGRAIYLLGETSGEFAASLYAKALFDVVGGKLKEVDYKAERALWDLIIEANKEQILEFANSVGVGGLAITLAKMASISNIGVNCEVKFKEPNFIFDESFSRAVVGVKDEAKFEVLAAKFGVKFEKIGVSGGKRFKLNDIDESVDEIREIYLNEFAKIVRKED
- the mnmE gene encoding tRNA uridine-5-carboxymethylaminomethyl(34) synthesis GTPase MnmE; translation: MSETIAALATAYGIGSVSIVRLSGKDALATSLKLLKLSNLEPRYAKLAKIYSLDDEILDEGIVIYFKAPASFTGEDIVEFQTHGGVMVSERILNELIKAGARLAMPGEFSKRAFLNGKMDLAKAEAMQGLITSKSEIAAKILTRQMQGDLSKFVGEIRSEVVKTLAFVETMIDYADDDLPTNLLEQTKQMLLKNSEKLDRIATLSEQRRGLIDGFKIAIVGKPNVGKSSILNSFLAYERAIVSDEAGTTRDRIEENFKIGSHLVRIIDTAGIRKDAGRIEQIGINYSISAINEADIILAVFDGSNPSDEQDKDIIRLVSNSSKKAFFILNKSDLAFKFDIELEGAIKISAKTDTSVVLKELGSYLKTQDTDEIMLSSNRQILSCKEASEALKRAFLRLSEEELEIFAYELNSAIKALASITKPFERSEILDEMFSNFCLGK
- a CDS encoding SDH family Clp fold serine proteinase, which codes for MALKKGKAAEAENEQKEAEQVEKRGVAKPPVLFSKTQNLIKSIEKRLNATLITYYNSNAGSVCGNDASAMYEILKGKKIDTAYLFIKSDGGSGIAALRIITTLRNYCKNLIALIPANCASAATMMALGANEIVMGPLAYLTPVDTSLKHELSPTNKGNELVSVSMDELSRVVKLWKEQDKDRPNDTNPYNSLYEYIHPLVFGAVDRASSLSLKICTELLRYHIEDDKKIAEISERLNGDYPAHEYPILFREAHEIGLHVKKMDDDLNEMLQELTLLYSEMGQRAFTDYDENSYHDNNIANIIETNGKQIYYQIDKDWFYRPEERRWNVMNDESSWRKNELVNGKIKNTIYHLW
- a CDS encoding TerB family tellurite resistance protein; the protein is MSGILFLLILGGAIFLLLKVQLSNNRRKQANVNEAKFLVSLLAKVAKSDGRVGELEARLISQVLDDLSKKVSGVSGVREYLKDVYNSQKENVDNAYETARNYKRAFNLNYDICVARLTFFLNLAYIDGEFNASEQAVIRNIAYGFGIDKDTLDEIISKFDSFYGSRFEANPDEMVQEKDAFEVLGLSKNASFDEVKLRYKELVRQYHPDILMGRGESKEVIERSTKKLQEINEAYGRLKEKFGV